A region of Mesorhizobium sp. M3A.F.Ca.ET.080.04.2.1 DNA encodes the following proteins:
- a CDS encoding mitofilin family membrane protein, with amino-acid sequence MVKTPKVRHSKSRREPVTIELEPGAVSRISDEDAANSGPDLARTDEAKAEEAAAASQPEAPEEPMHAEQADIEPWEHADAARAGNTEAEAKSKDEADAPYPGGSDAAESEAKRSDYDFEDASTAKTSSGTAAPRASEPRSDERIATPPRRGVGTIAAGIVGGVIALAGAGLLQAVGLLGAPVSGGAPLDSVNGEIASLKSEVAALKQAGDSGASAKVDDLASALEQMKSDVASLKSSAGQGSDGTALKTLSDKVGQIDTAVADLQKAGNAAPADLGPLNEKIAGLDALVKSAGEAAKAEEGRIAALEQSVSQLSGKVEAQASQPKIALAIAASALKAALDRGAPFATELDTFAAIAPDAPEIAALRSYAEKGVPTRATIASEVDAAASAMVEAATPVDPDAGLFQSLVSSAKSLVKVRPVGAVEGKGVPETVARIEVAVNQGDYAKALSEYDTLPDTAKTAGADFASKLKARLEVEKQLDALIAGAMKA; translated from the coding sequence ATGGTCAAGACGCCGAAGGTGCGACATTCGAAGAGCCGCCGCGAGCCGGTGACGATCGAGCTCGAGCCCGGCGCCGTATCGCGAATCAGCGACGAGGATGCCGCCAACTCCGGGCCTGATCTGGCGCGCACCGATGAGGCCAAGGCCGAAGAAGCCGCCGCCGCCTCGCAGCCGGAAGCTCCGGAAGAGCCCATGCATGCCGAGCAGGCCGACATCGAGCCGTGGGAACACGCCGATGCGGCGCGAGCCGGAAACACCGAGGCCGAGGCCAAGAGCAAGGACGAGGCGGATGCGCCCTATCCCGGCGGCTCCGACGCAGCCGAGAGCGAGGCGAAGCGGTCCGACTACGATTTCGAGGACGCGTCGACGGCCAAGACCAGCTCTGGCACCGCGGCGCCGAGGGCCAGTGAGCCACGGAGCGACGAGCGCATCGCCACGCCGCCCCGGCGCGGCGTCGGCACCATAGCTGCGGGGATTGTCGGTGGCGTCATTGCGCTGGCCGGGGCCGGCCTGCTGCAGGCGGTCGGCCTGCTCGGCGCGCCGGTTTCCGGCGGAGCCCCGCTCGACAGCGTCAATGGCGAGATCGCTTCGCTGAAAAGCGAGGTCGCGGCGCTGAAGCAAGCGGGCGACAGCGGCGCTTCCGCCAAGGTCGATGACCTGGCATCGGCATTGGAGCAGATGAAGTCGGATGTCGCGTCGCTCAAATCCTCGGCCGGACAGGGCAGCGACGGTACGGCGCTCAAGACGCTCAGCGACAAGGTCGGCCAGATCGATACGGCCGTTGCCGATTTGCAGAAGGCCGGCAACGCCGCCCCTGCCGATCTCGGACCGCTCAACGAGAAGATTGCCGGGCTCGATGCGCTGGTGAAGTCCGCCGGCGAGGCGGCCAAGGCCGAGGAAGGCCGGATCGCGGCGCTGGAGCAATCGGTGTCGCAGCTCTCGGGCAAGGTCGAGGCGCAGGCCTCGCAGCCGAAGATCGCGCTCGCCATCGCAGCCTCGGCGCTGAAGGCGGCACTCGATCGCGGCGCGCCATTCGCAACCGAGCTCGACACCTTCGCGGCCATCGCGCCCGATGCTCCCGAGATCGCGGCCCTGCGGTCCTATGCCGAGAAGGGCGTGCCGACCCGGGCCACGATCGCCTCGGAAGTCGATGCGGCCGCCAGCGCCATGGTCGAGGCGGCGACGCCGGTCGACCCGGATGCCGGCCTCTTCCAGAGCCTGGTGTCGAGCGCGAAATCGCTGGTCAAGGTGCGGCCGGTGGGCGCCGTCGAAGGCAAGGGCGTCCCCGAAACCGTGGCGCGGATCGAAGTCGCGGTGAACCAGGGCGACTACGCCAAGGCACTCAGCGAATACGATACCCTGCCGGACACGGCGAAGACGGCGGGCGCCGATTTTGCGAGCAAACTCAAGGCACGGCTCGAGGTCGAAAAGCAGCTCGATGCGCTGATTGCCGGCGCGATGAAGGCGTGA
- a CDS encoding uroporphyrinogen-III synthase produces the protein MVGVLVTRPEPGASRTARRLEAQGFQPVLLPLTTTRALPVEADVVRGAAAVAVTSANAVRHAPKELIAALAALPCHAVGKRTAEACRTAGFSSVSEAAGDAEALAAAIGSDLAGKAIVYLCGRVRFPVFEERLAAAGVQVHAMETYDTAQLSYTDEEIQARLSGWSPDMVLLYSANAAAALSRLARRPALRGVFEKAAFFALSARVGGALDGIAEGRIHIAPQPDEDALLRLLSLSR, from the coding sequence ATGGTCGGCGTCCTGGTGACGAGGCCGGAACCGGGCGCCTCGCGCACGGCGCGGCGGCTGGAAGCACAGGGATTTCAGCCGGTCCTGCTGCCTTTGACCACAACCAGGGCATTGCCGGTCGAGGCTGACGTCGTGCGCGGCGCCGCAGCGGTTGCCGTCACCAGCGCCAATGCGGTTCGCCACGCCCCGAAGGAACTGATCGCGGCGCTCGCAGCCCTGCCTTGCCATGCGGTCGGGAAAAGAACGGCCGAAGCCTGCCGGACGGCGGGATTTTCGTCTGTCAGCGAAGCGGCGGGCGACGCCGAGGCGCTGGCCGCCGCTATCGGCAGCGATCTTGCCGGCAAGGCGATCGTCTATCTGTGCGGCCGTGTTCGGTTTCCGGTCTTCGAGGAGCGGCTCGCCGCTGCCGGCGTGCAGGTCCATGCCATGGAGACGTATGACACGGCGCAATTGAGTTATACCGACGAAGAGATACAGGCGCGTCTTTCGGGCTGGTCGCCCGATATGGTGCTGCTCTATTCGGCAAATGCGGCTGCGGCATTGAGCCGTCTGGCGCGCCGGCCCGCTTTGCGCGGGGTTTTTGAAAAGGCAGCGTTTTTCGCGCTGTCCGCGCGCGTTGGCGGAGCATTGGACGGGATCGCCGAGGGCAGAATCCATATCGCGCCGCAGCCCGACGAGGACGCGCTGCTCAGGCTTTTGTCGCTTTCGCGCTAG
- a CDS encoding glutamine amidotransferase, producing the protein MPPARRPKVLIVLHQETSSPGRVGHMLLEEGFDLDIRRPPLGDELPGTLDGHAGAVVFGGPMSANDGDEFVRRETDWLKIPLKENRPFLGICLGAQMLANHLGGKVEGHGEGLVEIGWYPLKATDAGKQLLHWPEMVYQFHREGFSLPKDATLLATAETYPNQAFRYGDNAWGIQFHGELTRLMMQRWVVRGAHRFELPGAQPGRDHLGGRLIWDMHLKRWLGEFLGLIFGKPAVG; encoded by the coding sequence ATGCCACCTGCCCGGAGACCGAAAGTCCTGATCGTGCTGCATCAGGAGACCTCGAGTCCGGGCCGCGTCGGCCACATGCTTCTGGAAGAAGGTTTCGACCTCGACATCCGCCGGCCGCCGCTCGGCGACGAATTGCCCGGCACTCTGGACGGCCATGCCGGCGCGGTCGTCTTCGGCGGGCCGATGAGCGCCAATGACGGGGACGAGTTCGTTCGCCGCGAGACCGACTGGCTGAAAATCCCGCTCAAGGAAAATCGGCCCTTCCTCGGCATCTGCCTTGGCGCGCAGATGCTGGCCAATCATCTCGGCGGCAAGGTCGAGGGCCATGGCGAGGGCCTGGTCGAGATCGGCTGGTATCCGCTCAAGGCGACAGACGCCGGCAAGCAGCTGCTGCACTGGCCGGAGATGGTCTACCAGTTTCATCGCGAGGGCTTTTCGCTGCCGAAGGACGCGACGCTGCTCGCGACCGCCGAAACCTATCCCAACCAGGCTTTTCGCTATGGCGACAATGCCTGGGGCATCCAGTTTCACGGCGAGCTGACACGGCTGATGATGCAGCGCTGGGTGGTGCGCGGCGCGCATCGTTTCGAGCTGCCCGGCGCGCAGCCCGGCCGCGACCATCTCGGCGGCCGGCTGATCTGGGACATGCATCTGAAGCGCTGGCTGGGTGAATTTTTGGGCCTGATCTTTGGCAAGCCGGCGGTGGGATAG
- the tsaD gene encoding tRNA (adenosine(37)-N6)-threonylcarbamoyltransferase complex transferase subunit TsaD yields MRVLGIETSCDETAASVVALDSGSAPEILSNIVLSQIEEHAAFGGVVPEIAARAHVEALDGIVEAALADSAVSLDEVDAIAATAGPGLVGGLIVGLMTAKAIAAAANKPLIAINHLEGHALTARLTDGLEFPYLLLLVSGGHTQIVAVRGVGDYQRWATTIDDALGEAFDKTAKMLGLPYPGGPNVEKTAATGDASRFAFPRPMKGSAQPDFSFSGLKTAVRQAATAIAPLSDQDVADICASFQAAVADALGDRVARALARFGQEFPGLQNPALVVAGGVAANRTIKATLETLCSEAGFAFVAPPQKLCTDNAAMIAWAGIERLRAGMAGDNAADFVPRSRWPLDSISTPLVGSGRRGAKA; encoded by the coding sequence ATCCGCGTTCTGGGCATTGAGACGAGTTGCGACGAGACGGCGGCCAGCGTGGTGGCGCTCGACAGCGGCTCCGCGCCCGAAATTCTGTCCAACATCGTGCTGAGCCAGATCGAGGAACATGCCGCCTTCGGCGGCGTCGTGCCGGAAATCGCGGCGCGTGCCCATGTCGAGGCGCTGGACGGCATCGTCGAGGCAGCTCTTGCCGATTCGGCCGTGTCGCTCGACGAGGTCGATGCGATTGCCGCCACCGCCGGGCCGGGTCTCGTCGGCGGGCTGATCGTCGGCTTGATGACGGCAAAGGCGATCGCCGCCGCCGCCAACAAGCCGCTGATCGCCATCAATCACCTGGAGGGCCACGCGCTGACAGCGCGACTGACCGACGGGCTCGAGTTCCCCTACCTGCTGCTGCTCGTCTCCGGCGGCCATACCCAGATCGTCGCGGTGCGCGGCGTCGGCGACTACCAGCGTTGGGCGACGACCATCGACGATGCGCTCGGCGAAGCATTCGACAAGACCGCCAAGATGCTCGGCCTGCCTTATCCAGGCGGGCCTAATGTCGAGAAGACGGCCGCCACCGGCGACGCCAGCCGCTTTGCCTTTCCACGCCCGATGAAAGGCTCGGCGCAGCCGGACTTCTCTTTCTCCGGGCTGAAGACCGCCGTGCGCCAGGCAGCAACTGCGATCGCGCCGCTCAGCGACCAGGATGTCGCCGACATCTGCGCCTCCTTCCAGGCGGCGGTGGCGGACGCGCTGGGCGATCGTGTCGCACGGGCGCTTGCTCGCTTCGGCCAGGAATTTCCCGGTTTGCAGAATCCGGCCCTGGTCGTCGCCGGCGGCGTCGCCGCCAACCGCACGATCAAGGCGACGCTGGAGACGCTCTGTTCGGAAGCCGGCTTCGCCTTTGTCGCACCACCGCAAAAACTCTGCACTGACAATGCGGCGATGATCGCCTGGGCCGGCATCGAGCGGCTGCGCGCCGGGATGGCCGGCGACAATGCCGCCGACTTCGTGCCGCGCTCGCGCTGGCCGCTGGACAGCATTTCAACTCCTTTGGTCGGCTCGGGCCGGCGTGGTGCCAAGGCATGA
- a CDS encoding TerB family tellurite resistance protein, whose product MFERVLSFLRDLPVAGGGSKPSADDPRVAASALLYHVMSADGVRQDVEWEKFKTVLAETYSVSGAELDALAAAGERADNEAIDLYAFTSVLKRHLDADARKAFVGLMWEIVYADGELHELEDNTVWRVAELIGVERRDRIEARQQAAAEAPGARGTSSDE is encoded by the coding sequence ATGTTCGAACGGGTGCTGTCGTTCCTGAGGGACCTGCCTGTTGCCGGCGGCGGGAGCAAGCCGAGCGCCGACGATCCGCGCGTGGCGGCCTCGGCCCTGCTCTACCATGTGATGAGTGCCGACGGCGTGCGCCAGGATGTCGAATGGGAAAAGTTCAAGACGGTGCTGGCCGAGACCTATTCGGTCAGCGGCGCGGAACTCGACGCGCTGGCGGCCGCGGGCGAGCGCGCCGACAACGAGGCGATCGACCTCTATGCTTTCACCAGCGTGCTCAAGCGGCATCTCGACGCCGATGCGCGCAAGGCTTTTGTCGGGCTGATGTGGGAAATCGTCTATGCCGACGGCGAACTGCATGAGCTTGAGGACAACACGGTCTGGCGTGTTGCCGAACTGATCGGTGTCGAGCGCCGCGATCGCATCGAGGCGAGGCAGCAGGCGGCAGCCGAGGCGCCGGGCGCGCGCGGCACATCGAGCGACGAATAA
- the hemC gene encoding hydroxymethylbilane synthase: MQTTLKIGTRGSPLALAQAHETRARLMEAHGLPEQAFEVVVISTSGDRIQDRPLSEAGGKGLFTKEIEEALLDRRIDIAVHSSKDMPTVLPEGLELSAFLPREDARDAFIGKAAQRIADLPHGARVGSSSLRRQALIRRMRPDLEVVMFRGNVQTRLRKLDEGVADGTILAYAGLKRLGLDNVITDLMSLEAFPPAPGQGAIGIESRIGDSAVDRMLAAIRHAPTGQALACERAFLAALDGSCRTPIAGHATVSGEMLTFAGLIISPDGRESHDVRLDGQATAAAEIGAEAARTVRARAGAKFFDGWA, translated from the coding sequence ATGCAAACAACCTTGAAAATCGGAACCCGCGGCAGCCCGTTGGCGCTGGCCCAGGCGCATGAGACGCGAGCGCGGCTGATGGAGGCGCACGGCCTTCCGGAGCAGGCCTTCGAAGTGGTGGTCATATCGACGAGCGGCGACCGCATCCAGGACCGGCCGCTGTCGGAAGCCGGCGGCAAGGGGCTGTTCACCAAGGAGATCGAGGAGGCGCTGCTCGACCGCCGCATCGACATCGCCGTGCATTCGTCCAAGGACATGCCGACCGTGCTCCCCGAAGGGCTGGAGCTCTCCGCCTTCCTGCCGCGCGAGGATGCGCGCGACGCCTTCATCGGCAAGGCGGCGCAGCGGATCGCCGACCTGCCGCATGGCGCCAGGGTCGGCTCGTCCTCACTGAGGCGCCAGGCGCTCATCCGGCGCATGCGGCCCGATCTCGAGGTGGTGATGTTCCGCGGCAATGTGCAGACCAGATTGCGAAAGCTCGACGAAGGCGTCGCCGACGGCACCATCCTCGCCTATGCCGGGCTGAAGCGGCTCGGGCTCGACAATGTCATCACCGATCTGATGTCGCTGGAGGCATTTCCGCCGGCGCCGGGGCAGGGCGCGATCGGTATCGAAAGCCGGATCGGTGACAGCGCGGTGGATAGAATGCTGGCGGCTATACGCCATGCGCCGACCGGGCAGGCGCTGGCCTGCGAGCGTGCCTTCCTTGCCGCGCTCGACGGCTCCTGCCGCACGCCGATCGCCGGCCATGCCACCGTCTCGGGGGAAATGCTGACCTTCGCCGGGCTGATCATCTCGCCCGACGGCAGGGAATCGCATGATGTCAGGCTGGACGGCCAGGCGACGGCTGCGGCGGAAATTGGAGCGGAGGCCGCGCGGACAGTGCGCGCCAGGGCGGGCGCCAAATTCTTCGACGGCTGGGCCTGA
- a CDS encoding heme biosynthesis protein HemY, which translates to MIRMLIFLAVVFALGLGFAWLADRPGEMLITFNGYNYTVSLMVAAVAIVAVVAAVMIVWWLLKSLWNSPYTISRYFRVRRRDRGYQALSTGMIAAGAGDGALARKKTKEAAKLIRSDQEPLINLLDAQASLLEGDHEGAREKFERMLDDPEMRLLGLRGLYLEAERLGDRNAARHYAGRAAAVAPQLAWAAESTLEELTERGDWDGALKLVEAQKSTRQIERDAANRRRAVLLTAKAQALVDSDPNAARTAAVEANRLAPDFVPAAVIAANLLLKQNDVRKGARILEAAWRAEPHPDIAELYTHARPGDAVLDRLNRAKKLQEMKRNHAESSMAVARAALEAQDFATARREAEAAIRIDRREGAYLLLADIEEAETGDQGKVRQLLSKAVRAPRDPAWVADGVVSERWAPVSPVTGKLDAFTWRAPMERLGQLIDSHEDAAMPAIAVSAPSVPVEERPIDLAPDEKQPVATSADGEKDVTAAPEDETEAVEQASELPRLPDDPGVTPEDEAEKSPRRFRLF; encoded by the coding sequence ATGATTCGCATGCTCATCTTTCTCGCCGTCGTCTTCGCGCTCGGGCTTGGCTTTGCCTGGCTGGCCGATCGCCCGGGCGAGATGCTCATCACCTTCAACGGCTATAATTACACGGTCTCGCTGATGGTGGCGGCGGTGGCGATCGTCGCCGTCGTCGCCGCGGTGATGATCGTCTGGTGGCTGCTCAAATCGCTGTGGAACAGTCCCTACACGATCTCGCGCTATTTCCGGGTGCGACGCCGCGACCGCGGCTACCAGGCGCTGTCGACCGGCATGATCGCTGCCGGCGCCGGCGATGGGGCGCTGGCTCGGAAGAAGACCAAGGAAGCGGCCAAACTGATCCGATCCGATCAGGAGCCGCTGATCAACCTGCTCGACGCGCAGGCCTCGCTGCTCGAAGGCGACCATGAGGGCGCGCGCGAGAAGTTCGAGCGCATGCTCGACGATCCGGAGATGCGGCTGCTCGGGCTGCGCGGACTTTATCTCGAGGCCGAACGGCTGGGCGACCGCAACGCAGCGCGCCACTATGCCGGCCGCGCCGCTGCCGTGGCGCCGCAGCTCGCCTGGGCGGCGGAATCGACGCTCGAGGAGCTGACCGAGCGCGGCGACTGGGACGGCGCGCTGAAGCTGGTCGAGGCGCAGAAATCGACAAGGCAGATCGAGCGCGACGCGGCCAACCGGCGCCGCGCCGTGCTGCTCACCGCCAAGGCGCAGGCGCTCGTCGACAGCGATCCGAATGCCGCGAGGACTGCCGCCGTCGAAGCCAACAGGCTGGCGCCTGATTTCGTGCCCGCCGCGGTCATCGCGGCCAATCTGCTGCTCAAGCAGAACGACGTGCGCAAGGGCGCCAGGATCCTGGAGGCCGCCTGGAGGGCCGAGCCGCATCCGGACATCGCCGAGCTCTACACCCATGCAAGACCCGGCGACGCGGTGCTCGATCGCTTGAACCGGGCAAAGAAGCTGCAGGAGATGAAGCGGAACCATGCCGAGTCGTCGATGGCGGTGGCGCGCGCCGCGCTCGAGGCGCAGGACTTCGCCACCGCCCGGCGCGAGGCGGAGGCCGCGATCCGCATCGATCGCCGCGAGGGCGCCTATCTGCTGCTCGCCGACATCGAGGAGGCGGAGACCGGCGACCAGGGCAAGGTACGGCAGTTGCTGTCGAAGGCGGTGCGTGCGCCGCGCGATCCGGCCTGGGTTGCCGATGGGGTGGTTTCCGAACGCTGGGCGCCGGTGTCGCCGGTGACCGGCAAGCTCGACGCCTTCACCTGGCGCGCGCCGATGGAGCGGCTCGGGCAGCTGATCGACAGTCATGAGGACGCCGCGATGCCGGCGATTGCCGTTTCCGCGCCGTCCGTGCCGGTCGAGGAGCGGCCAATCGACCTTGCTCCGGACGAGAAACAGCCGGTCGCAACCTCGGCCGATGGCGAGAAGGACGTCACGGCGGCGCCGGAGGACGAAACCGAAGCCGTCGAACAGGCGTCCGAGCTGCCGCGGCTGCCGGACGACCCGGGTGTCACGCCCGAAGACGAAGCGGAAAAATCGCCGCGCCGGTTTCGTTTGTTTTGA